In Nostoc sp. GT001, a genomic segment contains:
- a CDS encoding tetratricopeptide repeat protein: MSVNDTAHNNNSTWNRQVYHRLKLALSLGLRRQILLAVCDDLYLRNQVAARLHSTLAYPVGQVLYQSSNAQENSTPAYPRLVTLRLNLNDPNPIIQINQWLTNYPPPIVGASKDTPGRPFPVPAFQIVGVEHLTKQPVATQRLFLHYLRLSEQYFSTQESSRFLESNLLLWIPRPWLSAIKQSAPQFWRCRTGVFVFAGEPTPATQNLAYPERFSRSGSLDLGNIEQSILDESANQAELRTAATEFKFENNSDFPVEVQGNRVHKTEEVSPSTADLLKATPQQQESTNRSGSGSNNQSLSSLSYISSELTELVIATINTSIARNTEDSLQPQQILLEIEELHENLVSEEILAKAYHRLGTLYRLRIEQGEATLENLMVAIIAYQEAISYDESSPQLPDILNDLGTLYWMLYRTPPNSEEGQTYIEQAIEFYQLALKIISPQTHSETYARVQNNLGTAYGDLARFSHPSENWQQAIFAYSEALSYRTADMDSLKYAACQNNLGTAYWHLGQYNQPIVHLKKAIAAYNEALIHYNPEEEPLKYGMIQNNIGTACWNLAQYEQPAQNLQLAIDVYSEALKYRTPANVPSACAATQNNLGTAYWHLANLSETTKEARQKYLQLCISAYEEAIALANSLSGTSLSFDLLASHNNLGLAHYQLVIDKSFNGDKATRSQHLEVALDNHLQALNGLSKQLEAYQTTFAYVVKTIRAFHNELGIQGQNLALSKVPSQLLPEILSKL; the protein is encoded by the coding sequence ATGAGCGTGAATGATACTGCACACAACAATAATTCTACTTGGAATCGGCAAGTATACCACCGCCTGAAACTTGCCTTAAGTCTTGGCTTACGACGACAAATTCTTTTGGCAGTTTGTGATGATTTATACCTAAGAAATCAGGTGGCAGCCCGTTTGCATTCTACATTGGCTTATCCTGTTGGACAGGTGCTATATCAATCATCAAATGCTCAGGAAAATAGCACTCCAGCTTATCCGCGATTAGTCACGTTGCGTTTGAATTTAAACGATCCCAATCCCATAATCCAGATTAATCAATGGTTGACTAATTACCCACCGCCAATAGTTGGGGCATCAAAAGATACTCCTGGAAGACCTTTTCCAGTACCAGCATTTCAGATTGTCGGCGTGGAGCATCTCACTAAGCAACCAGTGGCGACACAGCGGTTATTTTTGCACTATCTCCGCTTAAGCGAACAATATTTCTCTACACAAGAATCCAGCCGATTTCTAGAATCTAATTTGCTTTTGTGGATACCGCGTCCTTGGTTATCGGCTATCAAGCAATCAGCACCACAGTTTTGGCGTTGTCGTACTGGCGTATTTGTGTTTGCTGGAGAACCCACACCAGCAACTCAGAATTTGGCCTATCCAGAACGTTTTTCACGTTCTGGAAGCTTAGATTTAGGGAATATTGAGCAGTCAATTCTAGATGAATCAGCTAACCAAGCAGAACTCAGAACCGCAGCCACTGAATTCAAATTTGAGAATAATTCTGATTTCCCAGTAGAGGTACAAGGGAATCGCGTACACAAAACTGAGGAAGTTTCACCATCAACAGCAGATTTATTGAAGGCTACGCCACAACAACAGGAATCTACAAATCGGTCTGGTAGTGGGAGTAATAATCAATCGCTGTCATCTTTATCTTATATTAGCAGTGAGTTAACGGAGCTAGTAATAGCAACAATTAATACAAGTATTGCTAGAAATACAGAGGATTCCTTACAACCACAGCAGATTTTATTGGAGATTGAAGAATTACACGAAAATCTTGTTTCAGAGGAGATACTGGCAAAGGCTTATCATCGCTTGGGTACTTTATACCGTCTTCGCATTGAGCAAGGAGAGGCGACTTTAGAAAACCTGATGGTGGCAATTATTGCCTATCAGGAGGCAATTAGCTATGACGAAAGCTCACCGCAACTCCCAGATATCTTGAATGATTTGGGTACACTCTACTGGATGCTATACCGCACACCACCCAATTCTGAGGAGGGACAAACTTATATAGAGCAGGCAATAGAATTTTATCAGTTGGCGTTAAAGATAATTTCGCCCCAGACACATTCGGAAACTTACGCTCGTGTGCAAAATAATTTGGGGACAGCCTATGGTGATTTAGCTCGTTTCTCTCACCCATCGGAAAATTGGCAACAAGCAATTTTCGCTTACAGTGAAGCACTCAGCTACCGTACAGCGGATATGGATTCATTAAAGTATGCGGCTTGCCAAAATAATTTGGGTACTGCCTACTGGCATTTAGGGCAATACAACCAACCGATTGTGCATTTAAAGAAAGCGATCGCAGCTTACAATGAAGCACTTATACACTACAACCCTGAAGAGGAACCGCTGAAGTATGGGATGATTCAAAACAATATCGGTACTGCGTGTTGGAATCTGGCACAATACGAACAACCTGCCCAAAATCTCCAGCTAGCTATAGATGTTTATAGCGAAGCTCTCAAGTATCGCACTCCAGCTAATGTTCCCAGTGCTTGCGCCGCTACACAAAATAATCTGGGTACTGCTTACTGGCATCTAGCAAACCTATCTGAGACTACTAAAGAGGCACGGCAAAAGTATCTGCAACTATGTATCAGCGCTTACGAAGAAGCTATAGCTTTGGCTAACTCACTTAGCGGTACTTCTTTAAGTTTTGATTTGCTTGCCTCTCACAATAACCTGGGATTAGCACATTATCAGCTAGTAATAGATAAGTCTTTTAATGGCGACAAAGCAACACGCTCTCAACACTTAGAAGTGGCATTAGATAACCATTTGCAAGCCTTAAACGGATTAAGTAAACAACTAGAGGCTTATCAAACAACCTTTGCTTATGTGGTGAAAACTATTCGTGCTTTTCATAATGAGTTGGGGATACAAGGACAAAATCTGGCTTTATCTAAAGTTCCAAGCCAGTTGTTACCAGAGATTTTGTCAAAATTGTGA
- a CDS encoding DUF6220 domain-containing protein, producing the protein MTVNSGIDDTQISGRWIKISFLIAAVLFNLCLIIQIFSVGLAYFYNSDWWNLHIWLVRGYGGLSLILLIWVFLIPFPRRIRNLTASMPVLLGLQFLTIHLQTSFPLAVFHPLIGFSLFSISTTLVHRTSHIVFPNYNQD; encoded by the coding sequence ATGACTGTAAATTCTGGCATTGATGACACACAGATATCCGGGCGCTGGATTAAAATCAGTTTTTTGATCGCCGCAGTGCTTTTCAATCTCTGTTTAATAATCCAAATATTCAGTGTTGGACTGGCTTACTTTTACAACTCTGATTGGTGGAACCTACATATTTGGCTCGTGCGAGGATATGGCGGACTCTCACTAATTTTGTTGATTTGGGTGTTTTTAATTCCGTTTCCTCGAAGAATCCGAAACCTTACGGCAAGTATGCCAGTGCTGCTAGGACTGCAATTTCTCACAATTCACTTGCAGACTTCTTTTCCTCTAGCAGTGTTTCACCCACTGATTGGCTTTTCCTTATTCTCTATTTCCACAACCTTAGTGCATCGCACATCGCACATCGTATTTCCCAACTACAACCAAGACTAA
- a CDS encoding LuxR C-terminal-related transcriptional regulator gives MVALQALFHGIAQAQDEQTLRLHISAEMSEYFSATRCGLFFFAQISLVDSKIQKALQIALSPQHNPVARYLLERHAPVHEALVVEPKTWKLICPRADHWHVMAGPIVSNGELVGVVGLTRQQGMPAFDSQNLTDLSALCLHISTWVAMAQLQQPLLQTKRLTPREMQIASLVAQGQTNAEISAELWITENSVKQALKRMFRKLEVSSRAHMVAKLSPVSK, from the coding sequence ATGGTTGCCTTACAAGCTCTATTTCATGGAATTGCTCAAGCTCAAGATGAACAGACTTTGCGATTGCACATATCCGCAGAAATGAGTGAGTATTTTTCAGCTACACGATGTGGGCTGTTTTTCTTTGCCCAAATTTCTTTAGTTGACAGCAAGATTCAAAAAGCACTGCAAATTGCATTATCACCTCAACACAATCCAGTTGCACGCTACTTGCTAGAACGCCATGCCCCTGTTCATGAAGCTTTGGTAGTAGAACCTAAAACATGGAAATTGATTTGTCCTCGTGCCGATCACTGGCACGTCATGGCAGGGCCAATTGTCAGCAATGGTGAGTTAGTAGGTGTGGTAGGTTTGACGCGTCAACAAGGAATGCCTGCATTTGATTCACAAAATCTTACAGATTTGAGTGCGCTTTGTCTGCATATTTCTACTTGGGTGGCAATGGCGCAATTGCAACAACCACTATTACAGACAAAGCGTTTAACGCCTCGTGAAATGCAAATTGCTTCCTTGGTGGCTCAAGGACAAACCAATGCAGAAATTAGTGCTGAACTTTGGATTACTGAAAACTCTGTCAAACAAGCCTTAAAAAGGATGTTTCGCAAGCTTGAGGTTTCATCTCGCGCTCACATGGTTGCAAAACTTTCCCCAGTTTCAAAATAA
- a CDS encoding choice-of-anchor K domain-containing protein, with protein sequence MKLSFVLATAISSFFVSSTTGFGFSGQAQALTFSGISSATWGNPTPGISDTNPIYTGVGSNTFTWGQADLPPKFPNKLTFNGTSFSADINSVFKIADLTYFNGKIRTDSGVGFVPLNLNVSFSPPVGTSQVFDFNLRLVNTLNDPKDPEKSADLVFLDTNLSNRSFSFGSNKYTLELIGFNPDRRQISIKALEEATTTTAIYAKIKTIPEPASVLGLSLLGIYLISRKNSWXKNTGNRE encoded by the coding sequence ATGAAACTAAGTTTTGTTTTGGCTACTGCTATATCTAGTTTTTTTGTGAGTTCGACCACAGGATTTGGTTTCTCTGGTCAAGCACAAGCTCTAACTTTTTCTGGCATCTCTAGTGCGACATGGGGAAATCCTACTCCAGGAATCAGCGATACTAATCCCATATATACAGGTGTGGGAAGTAACACATTTACTTGGGGTCAAGCTGATTTGCCGCCAAAATTTCCAAATAAACTAACCTTTAATGGAACTTCATTTTCTGCGGACATTAACTCTGTATTCAAAATAGCTGATTTGACTTACTTCAATGGAAAGATACGCACTGATTCAGGCGTTGGATTTGTACCTTTAAATCTCAATGTATCTTTCAGCCCTCCTGTGGGAACCAGCCAAGTTTTTGACTTCAACTTGCGTTTAGTAAATACACTTAACGACCCAAAAGATCCTGAAAAGAGTGCAGACTTAGTATTTTTAGACACAAATTTGAGTAATCGCAGTTTCAGCTTTGGAAGTAATAAATATACCCTTGAGTTAATCGGTTTTAATCCAGACCGTCGCCAGATAAGTATTAAGGCTCTCGAAGAAGCTACAACTACAACAGCTATTTATGCCAAAATCAAAACTATACCCGAACCTGCGTCAGTGTTGGGTCTATCCTTGCTAGGGATATACCTGATATCTCGTAAAAATTCTTGGAANAAAAATACAGGGAATAGGGAATAG
- a CDS encoding rhodanese-like domain-containing protein → MSQLSQYADPSVLVDTQWLANHLNDPNIRIIEVDMSPEPYKKAHIPGAVFWNIVTDLLLPDLKTNLDAIAFERLMARSGITNDTTVIAYGSYPGTGAWIFWLLKVFGHENVRVLNGGYQKWKSEGRPLATELSTFASTNYCTKGIDAHLRVLHNEVQASIGRSDRVLLDVRTLQEYSGEWFFDRPPKAGERTGHIPGAVHLEHILTLNNNTLAKIRG, encoded by the coding sequence GTGTCTCAATTGTCTCAATACGCCGATCCATCTGTTCTCGTTGATACCCAGTGGCTTGCAAATCATCTTAACGATCCAAACATCCGCATTATTGAAGTGGATATGAGTCCAGAGCCGTACAAAAAGGCTCACATACCTGGTGCTGTCTTCTGGAACATAGTTACAGACTTACTCTTGCCCGACTTGAAGACGAATTTGGATGCGATCGCTTTTGAAAGGCTGATGGCACGTTCAGGCATCACCAATGACACCACAGTGATTGCTTATGGCAGCTATCCAGGAACGGGAGCCTGGATTTTCTGGTTGTTGAAAGTCTTTGGACATGAGAATGTACGAGTTCTCAATGGCGGCTACCAAAAATGGAAATCAGAAGGCCGTCCACTAGCAACTGAATTATCTACGTTTGCTTCCACTAATTACTGTACCAAAGGTATTGATGCTCATCTGCGAGTATTACACAATGAAGTTCAGGCATCGATAGGTAGAAGCGATAGGGTGTTGTTAGATGTCCGAACACTGCAAGAATACTCTGGTGAGTGGTTTTTCGATCGGCCACCAAAAGCAGGCGAACGTACTGGACATATTCCCGGTGCAGTGCATCTTGAGCATATTTTAACTCTCAATAACAATACCTTAGCCAAAATAAGAGGATGA
- a CDS encoding transposase — protein MSDILSLLQCLLPQINATTMRQLNQIILAMLAMSGRVTMLGISRWAGIGGSYRTMLRFFHTVIPWATLFWLFFRKHLFRANEVYLLAGDEVVVSKSGKKTYGLDRFFSSLANKPISGLSFFVLSLVSVEQRHSFPIQIEQVIKKDTQTKSTSTIEKPNKKEKRGRGRPKGSKNKNKKEVILTSELILIQKMIGSLFKLLANSISLTYLVVDGHFGNNNALQMARLVNLQIISKLRHDSALYFPYENPDSSKRSRRKYGDKLDYRNIPDKYLCKSAIEDDIQTDIYQATLIHKEFAQALNVVILVKTNLKTNACSHVIIFSSDLTLSFEKIIDYYKLRFQIEFNFRDAKQFWGLEDFMNLSQTAVTNASNLAFFMVNLSHHLLADFQQLNPGSGIIDLKAYHRGFRYVREMLKMLPEIPEPILLTQIFAKLTSLGRIHPVSTGVEPS, from the coding sequence ATGTCCGATATCTTATCACTGCTACAATGCTTGCTACCGCAGATAAACGCTACGACGATGCGGCAATTGAACCAGATAATCCTGGCTATGTTAGCGATGAGCGGACGAGTCACGATGTTGGGAATTTCCCGTTGGGCAGGCATTGGTGGTAGTTATCGGACGATGTTGCGGTTTTTTCATACAGTAATACCTTGGGCTACATTGTTTTGGCTATTTTTCCGCAAGCATTTGTTCCGTGCGAATGAGGTATATTTGCTTGCAGGAGATGAAGTTGTAGTCAGTAAATCGGGTAAAAAGACTTATGGATTAGATAGATTCTTTTCTAGCCTAGCCAATAAACCGATATCAGGATTATCTTTCTTTGTATTATCATTAGTGAGTGTTGAACAGAGGCACTCGTTTCCGATTCAGATAGAACAGGTAATAAAGAAAGATACTCAAACAAAAAGTACCTCGACAATCGAAAAACCAAACAAAAAAGAAAAGCGTGGGCGTGGACGACCAAAAGGAAGTAAAAACAAAAATAAAAAGGAAGTGATATTAACATCTGAATTAATACTAATTCAGAAAATGATTGGTTCACTATTCAAGTTATTAGCTAACTCTATTTCCCTCACCTACTTGGTAGTAGATGGTCATTTTGGTAACAACAATGCTTTGCAGATGGCACGTCTTGTCAACTTGCAGATAATTTCCAAATTGCGCCATGATTCAGCATTATACTTCCCTTATGAAAATCCTGACTCCAGTAAGCGCTCTCGTCGTAAATACGGTGATAAGCTAGACTATCGTAATATACCTGACAAATACTTATGTAAAAGTGCTATTGAGGATGATATTCAAACTGATATTTATCAAGCCACTCTTATTCACAAAGAATTTGCCCAAGCTCTCAATGTAGTGATTTTGGTCAAAACCAATCTTAAAACTAATGCTTGCAGCCATGTAATTATTTTTTCTAGCGACCTAACTCTGTCATTTGAAAAAATTATCGACTATTACAAACTCCGTTTCCAAATCGAGTTTAATTTTAGGGATGCCAAGCAGTTTTGGGGATTGGAAGATTTTATGAACCTGAGCCAAACTGCCGTGACTAATGCTTCTAATTTAGCATTTTTTATGGTCAATTTATCCCACCATCTTCTCGCTGATTTCCAGCAACTCAATCCCGGTTCTGGCATTATTGACCTTAAGGCTTACCATCGTGGTTTTCGATATGTTCGTGAAATGTTAAAAATGCTTCCCGAAATCCCTGAGCCTATTTTATTAACCCAGATTTTTGCCAAGCTTACTTCTTTAGGACGTATTCATCCCGTTTCCACTGGCGTTGAACCCTCGTAA
- a CDS encoding site-2 protease family protein: MNGTIRVGNLFGIPFYIHPSWFLVLGLVTWSYSSGLAAQFPQLSAGLALLLGLMTALMLFASVVAHELGHSFVAIGQGIDVKSITLFIFGGLASLEKESKTPGEAFWVAIAGPMVSLLLCGIVTAIGVSTAASGPLAAILGVLASVNLALALFNLIPGLPLDGGNILKAIVWKITGNPYKGVTFASRVGQIFGWVAILSGVVPLLLFGNAGNFWNLLIGFFLLQNAGNSAQFARVQEKLTGLTAEDAVTHDSPIVSANLTLREFADERVISGQNWHRFLVTDDDGQLVGAIAVDNLRTIPTALWSETQVKQVMRPITESTTVQSDQPLLEVMQLLEQQKLSVLPVIRENGVLVGILEKAAIIQLLQSRTQPNPA, translated from the coding sequence ATGAATGGCACAATTCGCGTTGGTAATCTCTTCGGAATTCCCTTCTATATCCATCCGTCATGGTTTTTAGTTCTGGGTTTAGTCACTTGGAGCTATAGCAGTGGACTGGCGGCGCAATTTCCCCAATTGTCAGCGGGATTAGCTTTGCTACTAGGATTGATGACAGCGCTGATGTTATTTGCCTCTGTCGTCGCCCATGAATTAGGCCACAGTTTTGTTGCGATTGGTCAGGGAATTGATGTCAAATCCATCACACTGTTTATATTTGGCGGTTTGGCGAGCTTAGAAAAAGAGTCGAAAACCCCAGGTGAGGCTTTCTGGGTAGCGATCGCCGGGCCAATGGTAAGCTTACTACTATGCGGTATCGTTACAGCGATTGGTGTTAGTACTGCTGCATCAGGGCCGTTAGCTGCAATCCTTGGTGTTCTAGCTTCTGTTAACTTGGCATTAGCCCTGTTTAACCTGATTCCTGGCTTGCCCTTAGATGGCGGTAATATACTGAAAGCTATCGTTTGGAAAATTACAGGTAATCCTTATAAAGGTGTAACCTTTGCGAGTCGAGTTGGACAAATCTTTGGTTGGGTAGCAATTCTTTCTGGTGTAGTTCCCCTACTATTATTTGGCAACGCTGGTAACTTCTGGAATTTGTTAATTGGCTTCTTCTTATTGCAAAATGCTGGTAATTCGGCTCAATTTGCCAGAGTCCAAGAAAAACTCACAGGTTTGACAGCCGAAGATGCTGTAACTCATGACAGCCCGATTGTATCTGCTAATCTTACCCTGAGAGAGTTTGCCGATGAGCGAGTCATAAGTGGACAAAACTGGCATCGGTTCTTAGTGACTGATGATGATGGACAATTAGTAGGTGCGATCGCAGTTGATAATTTAAGAACCATCCCTACAGCACTGTGGTCAGAAACTCAAGTTAAACAAGTCATGCGACCAATTACTGAATCTACCACAGTCCAATCAGATCAACCTCTGCTAGAAGTCATGCAGTTACTCGAACAACAAAAACTATCTGTGCTTCCCGTGATTCGTGAGAATGGCGTTCTAGTTGGAATCTTAGAAAAAGCTGCAATTATCCAGCTACTTCAAAGCCGAACCCAACCTAACCCTGCATAA
- a CDS encoding efflux RND transporter permease subunit, producing MVKLHNSKSARELFNISKLAIQFSWLTVSFWIAVTVAGVLAFSSLKYALFPDITFPVVVVNATAPLTTALDTEAKLTKPLEERLRSLEGLENIRSSTYPSQTAVALSFAVGTNLETSTKKVETALKQLTLPQGATSKIIPLNLNESAAISYAIESPTRNLKDLTKLAQDEIVSAIAKLPGVLKVSLLGAATATPPLNPANASATALPQGGATLVRFNGQDALAFQVIKRGSANTLEVVSRVEKEVQRLRSTLKDVKLTLAATQAEYIRQATQSTIDALLEAVLLSIVVIFPFLWNWRATLISALAIPTSLLATFIVMAIFGFNLETITLLALALVIGSVIDDAIIDVENIMRHIEDGATPRQAAFSATDEIGLTVIATTATAVAVFLPIGLMGGVIGQFFKPFGITVSAAMIASTLVARTLSPALATYWLKPANSNPQRRQKANTWVNFAQFYRNLLNWSLHHRKIVIALAILSFVAGMALSLLIPKGFIPKLDRGEFNITYTAPLPSIPSGAGGQGSSTSLRSRSVSQTEAALRLRSVTTPTTTPFGYAQDRLSDRGAGEQGINPSLQSPIPNPLNDSLEVAKKLEDVVRKSPLVETVFTTVGSREGEPNKGTLYVKLKEDRNIQTAEVQDQLRSSLPNLSGVSTSVEDIQFVDTGGQKPLQASLQGDNLQSLSKAAKAIKERIERLPGFADVTVTSETNLQGTVFQIERLNNQRVAYISANLGKDLSLGSATDQLVEEAKAVLPAGVTLDLGGDSARQGEVFSSFGTTLLLSALCIVVVLILLFKSWIDPLVIGVSLPLSIVGAMLALLFTKSDFGMISLIGFVFLLGLANKNAILLVDYINQLRKSGLDRTEAILRAGPVRLRPIMMTTASTLLGMLPIALGFGAGSELRSPMAVAIAGGLVTSTILSLIVVPVVYTILDDWFPRFKNRSSTSASLSDRGAGEQGGS from the coding sequence ATGGTAAAGCTTCATAACTCCAAATCCGCACGAGAACTCTTCAATATTTCCAAATTGGCAATTCAATTTTCGTGGCTGACGGTGAGTTTTTGGATTGCCGTAACGGTAGCTGGTGTTCTAGCTTTCAGTTCCCTGAAGTATGCTTTGTTTCCAGATATTACCTTTCCAGTGGTGGTTGTAAATGCTACAGCTCCCCTGACAACAGCCCTGGATACAGAAGCAAAGCTCACCAAACCCCTAGAAGAACGCCTCCGCTCTCTAGAAGGACTGGAGAATATTCGCTCATCAACCTATCCTAGTCAAACAGCGGTTGCCCTTTCTTTTGCCGTTGGGACGAATTTAGAAACATCGACTAAAAAGGTTGAAACTGCTCTGAAGCAGTTGACTCTACCTCAAGGAGCGACTTCTAAAATTATTCCCCTGAATCTAAACGAGTCAGCCGCCATTAGCTATGCCATAGAGAGTCCGACACGGAATCTCAAAGATTTGACGAAGTTAGCGCAAGATGAGATTGTCAGTGCGATCGCTAAATTACCAGGAGTATTAAAAGTCTCACTACTAGGCGCTGCGACGGCAACTCCTCCATTAAATCCAGCGAATGCGAGTGCAACGGCTCTCCCCCAAGGTGGGGCGACATTAGTCCGGTTTAACGGTCAAGATGCACTGGCATTTCAGGTAATCAAACGCGGTAGTGCTAATACTTTGGAAGTCGTGAGTCGAGTTGAAAAAGAAGTCCAAAGACTACGCTCTACCCTAAAAGATGTCAAACTCACCTTAGCTGCCACCCAAGCAGAATACATCCGCCAAGCCACCCAGTCAACAATCGATGCTTTGCTGGAAGCAGTCTTATTGTCTATCGTAGTGATTTTTCCTTTTTTGTGGAATTGGCGGGCAACTCTGATCTCTGCCTTAGCTATTCCTACATCTTTGTTGGCGACGTTTATCGTTATGGCGATTTTCGGCTTCAACCTGGAAACGATCACCCTGCTGGCTTTAGCTTTGGTGATTGGTAGTGTAATTGATGATGCGATCATTGATGTCGAAAATATCATGCGGCACATTGAAGATGGCGCAACTCCTCGCCAAGCCGCTTTTTCTGCTACAGATGAAATTGGCTTAACAGTTATCGCCACCACTGCTACTGCTGTAGCAGTTTTTTTACCCATTGGTTTGATGGGAGGAGTCATCGGACAATTCTTCAAGCCATTTGGGATCACAGTTTCAGCAGCGATGATTGCTTCAACATTGGTTGCTCGTACATTGTCGCCAGCTTTAGCTACCTACTGGTTAAAACCTGCTAATTCAAATCCCCAACGCCGTCAGAAAGCAAACACCTGGGTGAATTTTGCCCAATTTTATAGAAACTTACTTAACTGGTCTTTACACCACCGTAAGATAGTTATTGCATTAGCCATACTTAGCTTTGTTGCAGGTATGGCGCTGAGTCTACTAATTCCCAAAGGATTTATTCCTAAATTAGATCGCGGCGAGTTCAATATTACTTATACCGCACCTTTGCCGAGTATTCCTAGTGGAGCAGGGGGGCAGGGGAGCAGCACTTCTCTACGTTCGCGCAGCGTGTCGCAGACAGAGGCTGCACTTCGACTACGCTCAGTTACCACGCCAACGACTACGCCCTTCGGCTACGCTCAGGACAGGCTCAGTGACCGAGGGGCAGGGGAGCAGGGGATAAATCCTAGTCTCCAGTCACCAATTCCTAACCCCTTAAACGATTCTCTAGAGGTTGCCAAGAAATTAGAAGATGTGGTGAGAAAATCTCCATTAGTAGAAACAGTATTTACTACTGTTGGTTCTCGTGAGGGTGAGCCAAATAAAGGTACGCTTTATGTAAAGCTCAAGGAAGATCGCAACATCCAGACTGCGGAAGTACAAGACCAATTACGCTCGTCTTTGCCTAATCTCTCTGGCGTGAGTACGAGTGTGGAAGATATTCAATTTGTTGACACTGGTGGACAAAAACCCTTACAGGCATCACTACAAGGCGATAACCTCCAAAGCCTCAGCAAAGCTGCCAAGGCAATTAAAGAGCGCATCGAAAGACTACCGGGATTTGCTGATGTGACCGTAACAAGTGAAACAAATTTGCAGGGCACAGTTTTTCAAATTGAGCGGCTCAACAATCAAAGAGTTGCTTATATCAGTGCCAATCTGGGCAAAGATTTGTCCTTGGGGAGTGCCACAGACCAATTAGTAGAGGAAGCAAAAGCAGTATTACCTGCTGGTGTAACTTTAGACTTGGGAGGAGATTCTGCCCGCCAAGGTGAAGTATTTAGTAGTTTTGGCACTACTTTACTTTTATCAGCACTGTGCATTGTCGTAGTACTGATTTTGCTGTTCAAAAGCTGGATAGACCCTTTAGTTATTGGTGTTTCTTTGCCCTTGTCAATTGTCGGTGCCATGCTAGCTTTACTCTTTACCAAAAGTGACTTTGGCATGATCTCGCTAATTGGTTTTGTGTTTTTGTTGGGACTAGCAAACAAAAATGCCATCTTGCTAGTAGATTACATCAACCAACTCCGCAAATCTGGCTTAGACCGCACAGAGGCGATTCTCAGAGCAGGGCCAGTGCGCCTTAGACCAATTATGATGACCACTGCCTCTACACTTTTAGGGATGCTACCGATCGCATTAGGTTTTGGTGCTGGTTCGGAATTGCGATCGCCTATGGCTGTAGCGATCGCAGGTGGACTAGTAACTTCCACTATCCTCAGTTTGATTGTTGTGCCCGTAGTTTACACCATCTTGGATGATTGGTTTCCTCGGTTTAAGAACAGGAGTAGCACTTCGGCTTCGCTCAGTGACCGGGGAGCAGGAGAGCAGGGGGGAAGTTGA
- a CDS encoding phosphorylase, which produces MPNFLPINTILVPQGAEYKAVCRGLSGITSSIPKVVAIPVGMKPLLKYLQQGQFRTPKSRVLIMGICGSLSDRYTVGDIVLYQNCIYQGKQQECDRTLTTQLHSSLSEKVSLVKSLTSDRVIWSASEKRRLGETLAADVVDMEGFTALEFFNAAGVSVTMLRVVSDDCQHNIPDLTPAINSDGSLNPLPLAIAMLRQPFAATRLIRGSLTALKVLEQVTNLLFSGFSNK; this is translated from the coding sequence GTGCCTAATTTTTTGCCCATCAACACAATTCTGGTACCTCAAGGAGCAGAATACAAAGCTGTGTGTCGCGGATTAAGCGGTATTACTAGCTCCATCCCAAAAGTAGTAGCCATACCTGTTGGGATGAAGCCTTTACTCAAATACCTGCAACAAGGACAATTTCGGACTCCAAAATCCAGAGTGCTGATTATGGGTATATGTGGCAGCTTGAGCGATCGCTATACAGTTGGTGATATTGTGCTGTATCAAAATTGTATTTATCAGGGGAAACAGCAAGAATGCGATCGCACTCTTACAACACAATTGCACTCTTCACTATCAGAAAAAGTATCCTTAGTCAAGTCTCTGACAAGCGATCGCGTAATTTGGTCTGCATCCGAAAAACGTCGTTTAGGTGAGACTTTGGCGGCTGATGTTGTTGATATGGAAGGATTTACCGCTTTAGAATTTTTCAATGCGGCTGGAGTGTCCGTGACAATGCTGCGAGTAGTTAGCGACGATTGTCAGCATAATATCCCCGATCTCACACCAGCAATTAACTCTGATGGCTCTCTCAATCCTTTGCCGTTAGCGATCGCCATGCTTCGACAACCCTTTGCCGCTACTCGGTTGATTCGAGGTTCATTAACAGCATTAAAGGTGTTAGAGCAAGTTACAAATCTGCTTTTTTCAGGCTTTAGCAATAAATAA